In one Streptomyces venezuelae genomic region, the following are encoded:
- a CDS encoding cysteine dioxygenase family protein codes for MSTPTAYRAARTTERLDTLVADVREAVGRGLPPDLTAYLVGERLAPHLGSADLLTDEQREGDPEKYRQHVLHAEHDGSFSIVALVWLPGQRTSIHDHVSWCVTGVHEGEEQERRYRLVPAAGTGGAARLVATEDVVNPRGSVCGFAPPGDIHRVWNACGTLAISIHIYGADIARLGSSVRRVYELPADR; via the coding sequence ATGAGCACTCCGACCGCGTACCGGGCCGCCCGGACCACAGAGCGCCTCGACACCCTCGTCGCAGACGTGCGCGAGGCCGTGGGGCGCGGCCTGCCTCCCGACCTGACCGCGTACCTGGTCGGCGAACGGCTCGCCCCCCACCTCGGCTCCGCCGACCTGCTCACCGACGAACAGCGCGAGGGCGACCCCGAGAAGTACCGCCAGCACGTCCTGCACGCCGAGCACGACGGCAGCTTCTCGATCGTGGCGCTGGTCTGGCTGCCCGGGCAGCGGACCTCCATTCACGACCACGTGTCGTGGTGCGTCACGGGCGTGCACGAGGGCGAGGAGCAGGAGCGGCGCTACCGCCTGGTGCCCGCCGCGGGGACCGGCGGCGCGGCCCGCCTCGTCGCCACGGAGGACGTCGTCAACCCGCGGGGCTCGGTGTGCGGATTCGCGCCGCCCGGCGACATCCACCGGGTGTGGAACGCCTGCGGCACGCTCGCGATATCGATCCACATCTACGGCGCCGACATAGCCCGCCTGGGCAGCAGCGTCCGTCGCGTGTACGAACTCCCGGCCGACCGGTAA
- a CDS encoding LysR family transcriptional regulator, whose translation MFDSRHIKTFHEVVRAGSYSAAARSLGYTQPAITQQMKALERSVGTPLFTRVGRRMRLTEAGEALSRHAGIILDDISAAQQQMNAITRLRSGRVRVCAFPSANATLIPEALARLASGHPGVRVELLEDEPPESLRRVVRGECDITLAFTYPGLHDEVPDELAEIPLLEDQLTVLLPAGHRMARQRSVKLAELAEERWIAGCPRCRANFLHECAELGFAPEIAFTTDDNLVVQSLVAEGLGIAMMPGLVLNFLCHRKVTGRALDPASRRQVSAYVLKDHLRIPATALVLDELRTVAANRVGC comes from the coding sequence GTGTTCGATTCGCGGCACATCAAGACGTTCCACGAGGTGGTCCGGGCCGGTTCCTACTCGGCGGCCGCCCGTTCCCTCGGCTATACCCAGCCGGCGATAACCCAGCAGATGAAGGCCCTCGAACGGTCCGTCGGCACCCCCTTGTTCACCCGCGTCGGCCGCCGCATGCGCCTGACCGAGGCGGGCGAGGCGCTGTCGCGGCACGCGGGGATCATCCTGGACGACATCTCCGCCGCCCAGCAGCAGATGAACGCGATCACGCGGCTGCGCTCGGGACGGGTGCGGGTCTGCGCGTTCCCCAGCGCCAACGCGACGCTCATCCCGGAGGCGCTGGCCCGGCTCGCATCGGGCCACCCGGGCGTGCGCGTGGAGCTCCTGGAGGACGAGCCGCCCGAGTCGCTGCGCCGGGTGGTGCGCGGCGAGTGCGACATCACGCTGGCCTTCACCTATCCCGGCCTGCACGACGAGGTGCCCGACGAGCTGGCGGAGATCCCGCTCCTGGAGGACCAGCTGACCGTGCTGCTGCCGGCCGGGCACCGCATGGCCCGCCAGCGCTCGGTGAAGCTCGCCGAGCTGGCCGAGGAGCGGTGGATCGCGGGCTGCCCGCGCTGCCGCGCCAACTTCCTGCACGAGTGCGCCGAGCTGGGCTTCGCGCCCGAGATCGCGTTCACCACCGACGACAACCTGGTGGTGCAGAGCCTGGTCGCGGAGGGACTCGGCATCGCGATGATGCCGGGCCTCGTCCTCAACTTCCTCTGCCACCGCAAGGTGACGGGCCGCGCCCTCGACCCGGCGTCGCGGCGCCAGGTGTCGGCGTACGTCCTCAAGGACCATCTGCGGATTCCGGCCACCGCGCTGGTCCTCGACGAGCTGCGGACGGTCGCCGCCAACCGCGTCGGCTGCTGA
- a CDS encoding FkbM family methyltransferase produces MTFAARVAPYVPDRLIASLARLVYPRFEPELARLADLCPPGCGTAVDVGGWYGPWSHRLAARAHRVVTVEPVPQLARLLAASTPRNVRVIQAAATDRPGTARLWLPRGDRGERGVSSLVRRDIHDVAVDVPCLTLDGLGLRDVHFVKIDVDGNELRVLRGARELITRDRPAIFLELESRIQPTAPIVELLTGRHGYRGWVLPDDSWLPLDAFDLEAHQSGTSYVVSQGLLRRVLTPRRPRYVNSVLFLPDGDRPGALAVRDDGVHAR; encoded by the coding sequence TCGAACCGGAGCTCGCCCGCCTCGCCGACCTCTGTCCGCCGGGCTGCGGCACCGCCGTGGACGTCGGCGGCTGGTACGGCCCGTGGTCGCACCGGCTCGCCGCGCGCGCGCACCGCGTCGTGACCGTCGAGCCGGTGCCGCAGCTGGCGCGGCTCCTGGCGGCCAGTACGCCCCGCAACGTACGGGTGATCCAGGCCGCGGCGACGGACCGGCCCGGCACGGCCAGGCTGTGGCTGCCGCGCGGCGACCGCGGGGAGAGAGGGGTGTCGTCCCTGGTGCGCCGGGACATCCACGACGTGGCCGTGGACGTGCCGTGTCTGACCCTGGACGGTCTGGGCCTGCGGGACGTGCACTTCGTCAAGATCGATGTGGACGGCAACGAGCTGCGGGTGCTGCGCGGCGCCCGTGAGCTGATCACCCGCGACCGTCCGGCGATCTTCCTGGAGCTGGAGTCGCGGATCCAGCCGACCGCCCCGATCGTGGAGCTCCTCACCGGCCGGCACGGCTACCGGGGCTGGGTGCTGCCGGACGACAGCTGGCTGCCGCTCGACGCGTTCGACCTGGAGGCGCACCAGTCCGGCACCTCGTACGTCGTGTCGCAGGGCCTGCTGCGCCGGGTCCTCACGCCGAGGCGCCCCCGCTACGTCAACTCGGTCCTGTTCCTTCCCGACGGGGACCGCCCGGGAGCGCTCGCGGTGCGCGACGATGGGGTGCATGCCCGCTAG